Genomic DNA from Planifilum fimeticola:
TTTTTTGGGGGCGGGGACGATCCTCCGGCACGGATTGACGGTGAGCGGGCTGACGACGGCGGCTTCGCTCTGGGTGGTGGCCGGCATCGGTCTCGCCGTGGGAGCCGGCTACATGTTCGGAGCGGTGTTGACCACGATCCTCGCCCTGGTCAGCCTGGAGCTGCTGAACCGGCTGGAAAAGATCCTGGTCAGGCGCCATCGCCTGAAAAAGATCGTGGTCTCCGTCAGGGACGAACCGGGGAAATTGGGGGAGATCGCCTCCCTGCTGGGGCGGATGGGCGCCAGCATTCGCAAGGTGACCATCGATGAGGGCGATTTGGAGGATGACTGGCTCAACATCTCCTTCACGATCCGCCTTTCGGAGGAAATCTCCACGACGCAGATTTTGGAGGAAGTGCGCCGGGTGACGGGGGTCAAGGAGGTGCGTTCCGGATAAACGGGAGGGCGGGGTCCCCTCTTGGAATGTCAGGACAACTTCGAGTCCAAAAAACCGGGGTGAATCTTCCCTCGAGGAATTCTCGCACATGGAGCGGGGGCGGAACATCGCTCCCTGCCGAGAAGCCAAACACCCGGGCGGCGGCGCATGTCTTCCGCCGCTTTTTTCGCTTTTGTCCGGGATGCGCGTTTGTATGAAAGCTCGCCGGCGGCGGGAAAAATGGTAATGAATCAACGGA
This window encodes:
- a CDS encoding MgtC/SapB family protein translates to MSSVWTIPYWETAYRLFMAVLLGGLIGWERERDAHPAGFRTHILVCLGSALIMLISIYGFSEFMKEENVRADPARLAAQVVSGIGFLGAGTILRHGLTVSGLTTAASLWVVAGIGLAVGAGYMFGAVLTTILALVSLELLNRLEKILVRRHRLKKIVVSVRDEPGKLGEIASLLGRMGASIRKVTIDEGDLEDDWLNISFTIRLSEEISTTQILEEVRRVTGVKEVRSG